A single window of Nitrospirota bacterium DNA harbors:
- a CDS encoding putative quinol monooxygenase, whose protein sequence is MILVTLRMIVRPAMRRDFLETMRGMLEPTRVERGCLSYRLYEDVEDRNTFILVEEWNTQEDLETHIRTDNQRRLLVLMDLLSEQPELRFNTVSHTAGMELIEIFLKTDGSEMARKVI, encoded by the coding sequence GTGATACTTGTGACATTAAGAATGATTGTCAGACCTGCAATGCGGAGAGATTTTTTAGAAACGATGCGGGGGATGCTCGAACCCACGCGGGTCGAAAGGGGCTGTCTGAGTTATCGCCTCTATGAAGATGTAGAAGACAGAAATACCTTCATCCTGGTGGAGGAATGGAATACACAGGAAGATCTTGAGACCCACATACGCACAGACAATCAGCGGCGACTGCTCGTGCTCATGGATCTCCTGAGCGAGCAACCTGAATTGCGCTTCAACACTGTGTCTCATACAGCGGGAATGGAACTCATAGAAATTTTCCTCAAGACAGATGGCTCGGAGATGGCGAGGAAGGTTATTTAA
- a CDS encoding BON domain-containing protein — MKNVILLTVLTVFGLALFSGCASITGRTAGEYIDDSNITTQANAIIINEPDAGYWKIDVSSNQGNVVLDGFIHDKKAEERIVSKIRQIRCVKSVVSSLKVEKKK; from the coding sequence ATGAAGAACGTTATTTTGCTGACAGTATTAACGGTCTTTGGATTAGCCTTGTTTTCAGGCTGCGCTTCTATAACGGGCAGAACAGCAGGGGAATATATCGATGACTCGAACATTACTACGCAGGCGAATGCGATAATCATCAATGAACCTGACGCTGGTTATTGGAAAATCGATGTTTCCTCTAATCAGGGAAATGTTGTGCTCGATGGGTTCATACATGACAAAAAGGCTGAGGAGCGGATTGTGTCAAAAATCAGGCAAATCAGATGCGTTAAATCTGTTGTGAGCAGCTTGAAGGTGGAAAAGAAAAAATAA